The Pongo abelii isolate AG06213 chromosome 20, NHGRI_mPonAbe1-v2.0_pri, whole genome shotgun sequence genome window below encodes:
- the SIGLECL1 gene encoding SIGLEC family-like protein 1 isoform X2, protein MLPLLQLGKSSLAAQAFVKGLIQGAIYAGIVIALLFLCLLPLIVKHIRKKQAKKAAAIGAKRSSKVRESQELEMSLKPEEPGKPIVATFSESRILEKQDKRAS, encoded by the exons ATGCTTCCACTGCTACAGCTGG GAAAGAGTTCTTTGGCTGCCCAGGCCTTCGTGAAAGGGCTGATCCAGGGTGCTATCTATGCGGGAATTGTAATTGCACtgctcttcctctgcctcctccctctcAT AGTGAAACATATCAGAAAGAAGCAGGCGAAGAAAGCTGCAGCAATCGGTGCAAAAAGGAGCTCTAAAGTCAGAGAAAGCCAAGAACTCGAGATGTCTCTGAAGCCTGAGGAACCAGGAAAACCCATAGTCGCCACATTTTCTGAGAGCCGGATATTG GAAAAGCAAGATAAACGAGCCAGCTAA
- the LOC100442502 gene encoding myeloid cell surface antigen CD33 codes for MLLLLLLPLLWAGALAMDPNIWLQVQESVTVQEGLCVLVPCTFSHPIPYHTRNSPVHGYWFREGAIVSWDSPVATNKLDQEVQEETQGRFRLLGDPSRNNCSLSIIDARRRDNGSYFFRMERGSIKYSYKSPQLSVHVTDLTHRPKILIPGALDPGHSKNLTCSVPWACEQGTPPIFSWLSAAPTSLGPRTTHSSVLIITPRPQDHGTNLICQVKFPGAGVTTERIIQLNVTWKQETRAGVVHGAIGGAGITALLALCLCLIFFIVKTHRRKAARTAVGRNDTHSATGPASPKHQKKSKLHGPTETSSCSGAAPTVEMDEELHYASLNFHGMNPSKDTSTEYTEVRTQ; via the exons atgctgctgctgctactgctgcccCTGCTGTGGGCAG GGGCCCTGGCTATGGATCCAAATATCTGGCTGCAAGTGCAGGAGTCAGTGACGGTACAGGAGGGTTTGTGTGTCCTCGTGCCCTGCACTTTCTCCCATCCCATACCCTACCACACCAGGAATTCCCCAGTTCATGGTTACTGGTTCCGGGAAGGAGCCATTGTATCCTGGGACTCTCCAGTGGCCACAAACAAGCTAGATCAAGAAGTACAGGAGGAGACTCAGGGCCGATTCCGCCTCCTTGGGGATCCCAGTAGGAACAACTGCTCCCTGAGCATCATAGATGCCAGGAGGAGGGATAATGGTTCATACTTCTTTCGGATGGAGAGAGGAAGTATCAAATACAGTTACAAATCTCCCCAGCTCTCTGTGCATGTGACAG ACTTGACCCACAGGCCCAAAATCCTCATCCCTGGCGCCCTAGACCCCGGCCACTCCAAAAACCTGACCTGCTCTGTGCCCTGGGCCTGTGAGCAGGGAACACCCCCGATCTTCTCCTGGTTGTCAgctgcccccacctccctgggCCCCAGGACTACTCACTCCTCGGTGCTCATAATCACCCCACGGCCCCAGGACCACGGCACCAACCTGATCTGTCAGGTGAAGTTCCCTGGAGCTGGTGTGACTACGGAGAGAATCATCCAGCTCAATGTCACCT GGAAACAAGAGACCAGAGCAGGAGTGGTTCATGGGGCCATCGGAGGAGCTGGTATTACAGCCCTGCTTGCTCTTTGTCTCTGCCTCATCTTCTTCAT AGTGAAGACCCACAGGAGGAAAGCAGCCAGGACAGCAGTGGGCAGGAATGACACCCACTCTGCCACAGGGCCAGCCTCCCCG AAACACCAGAAGAAGTCCAAGTTACATGGCCCCACTGAAACCTCAAGCTGTTCAGGTGCCGCCCCTACTGTGGAGATGGATGAGGAGCTGCATTATGCTTCCCTCAACTTTCATGGGATGAATCCTTCCAAGGACACCTCCACCGAATACACAGAGGTCAGGACCCAGTGA
- the SIGLECL1 gene encoding SIGLEC family-like protein 1 isoform X1, whose protein sequence is MLPLLQLVPAKLVNSSCSLEKTLQCSCSFHGIPTPSVQWWMGGVPVGVDGMDGSLQVTSTMLGPWANSTISLTEEPEMGMRLLCEGKNQNGTHALSILLMSRKSSLAAQAFVKGLIQGAIYAGIVIALLFLCLLPLIVKHIRKKQAKKAAAIGAKRSSKVRESQELEMSLKPEEPGKPIVATFSESRILEKQDKRAS, encoded by the exons ATGCTTCCACTGCTACAGCTGG TACCTGCTAAGCTGGTCAACTCTTCTTGCTCCTTGGAGAAGACATTGCAGTGCAGCTGTTCCTTCCATGGGATTCCCACACCCTCTGTGCAGTGGTGGATGGGAGGAGTCCCCGTGGGTGTGGATGGCATGGATGGCAGCCTCCAAGTGActtccaccatgcttggcccctGGGCTAACAGCACCATCAGCCTAACTGAAGAGCCAGAAATGGGCATGAGACTTCTCTGTGAGGGGAAGAACCAAAACGGAACCCACGCTTTGAGCATCCTACTGATGTCAA GAAAGAGTTCTTTGGCTGCCCAGGCCTTCGTGAAAGGGCTGATCCAGGGTGCTATCTATGCGGGAATTGTAATTGCACtgctcttcctctgcctcctccctctcAT AGTGAAACATATCAGAAAGAAGCAGGCGAAGAAAGCTGCAGCAATCGGTGCAAAAAGGAGCTCTAAAGTCAGAGAAAGCCAAGAACTCGAGATGTCTCTGAAGCCTGAGGAACCAGGAAAACCCATAGTCGCCACATTTTCTGAGAGCCGGATATTG GAAAAGCAAGATAAACGAGCCAGCTAA